In Magallana gigas chromosome 1, xbMagGiga1.1, whole genome shotgun sequence, the sequence TGAGACTGGACAGTAAACGATGTCcaaataacttttgattttataatgaatGTGGTTAACGAGCCCTGATTGATGGTCACTAATTATTAACTAGCTTCCGTGTAAGGTATAGTTTTCAAAGACACAAATGCTCTCTTACAGAATGTCCTCCATTGTTAAGTCTCCCTAAGACGGAAACAGCACACGTGACACCAGAAGTCGTTTTGAGCACTTATGATCGATATATTGACGCAAAAGTAGTCATTTCCTGTCCGGACGATTACCACGTTGTAGGACCGGAAGCAGCAGTATGCCTTGATACCGGAAGCTGGAATGTTGAAAAGCTTCCACATTGTTCTGGTAATTTTTAGTAATGACTTATCATTTTACACTGAAGGGAAATACTTACGTTAAATTTAAGCCTGTACTATCTCAAGAATAGGCCAAGTAATAAAATTTCACAGAAACATCATACACGAACCCCACGGACAGTCTCCATACGCGTATTTGACCGTGGGTCAACTTTGCTCGTGTTCATGCTCTATTTTCATTGGTTCGTTCACGCTTTCCTGGAAGTAACATTGCCAATCTTGTCAATGCTAACGCATGTATCCATCAACAACAGCTTGTTAAACCCTTTTCGCTTTCACCGGAGGGTACTTTTATTCGCGAAGACTTTCTTTCGCGATTTACTTCCCATAAACTGGTTTGCGACGAGTAATGTTCACGACCAAGCCTTCTCCAAATCAGTCTTGTTAAAACACCTACACGACAACGATGATTCggggcgagaaatattcgcgacgacgaTGTCTTCGCGAACTTCGCGAAAATGTATCGCACGCGAATttaagttggtttacagtattgtgttgtaaatttaatcagcagttttgtttttgtttcttttttgtttttgtattattacaatcgggatcGTTATCGATTGGGTTGttcaacttgttttttttttcggggtacagaagagggtaataagtaatattgtgcataacagtgcattcattcacaaatttctacttatgcacttggcgaaattacaggagattaaaaaaaagagtattattttacccttttgtatttaatttcgatttcaactgtaaagtttgaatttcctctgttcttttatctttgaTTAAAGCATAACGTCTCCCTTATAATAGTTCTGAAATAGTTGTATGCTTGAGGCTTTCATTtagaatgctttctttggtgattcattcggaatatgaaggtagcgacattgcagaaaaaatacataacccgctaacgcgggttatgtatattttgtgtgcaatgatcgctaccttcattacccgaatgaatcatcaaagaaaacattttattgtttatattaacatcattCTTTtagataaattgattatgaaaagtaagtaatattcactaaattactgttaatgtacgtaagtacgttaactaaaagaaacagccaaatcttCTCACaggagactttgagtctgacgtcgtcatgattatttcgtgcagtccgtgaatTTTCCTAGGTAGTTGTAGGTctagaccaatcgataaactgggcTTGTCAAGTTTtgtcctgtcactttcttgtcaatttcagccgctgtagatttcaactaatcaataaacggggcgtgtcgatttcaatctggctgtttctacagagctatgaattaactataagttttcgtacgaaatagagggaataatacttagtagatgtaaatataaaatgatacaaaccGTAAAGGACATATATTTCTTATGCAATACCCTCAGAATGTTTGTTCCTATAACAAAACTCcacaaaaatgagaaaaataaataatcatgaaaacATGAAAAGTTTAATTTGTTTGCTCTTCGATCAGTATGCATATGCATATGCGATGCTTTTCGAGAGTTTTATCATACCTGTCAATGAGTTATCATAGACTTTTactttttgtaacaaaattaacatgcaataaataatattttgattggTAGATATCACGTACGGAGTGCCAGATTCTACAAAGATCTACATAGCTATATTCGCCAGCTGTGGCGTACTGGTCATCCTGTCGTTCGCAATCCTCATTGCTAGAATTCTCTGTGTTTTTCGAAGACCTTTAGAAAAAAGGTAATGACTTTGTCACATTAAatgatgaaattgaaaattgctTTGTATAAATATTGAGTGTTCAATGCTAAATATTTGTAAGTTGAATTATCTTTCCCCAGAATAGATATATATCAGATTGTATTATAAACGTTTTAAAGATCAAGATAATCATCTGATTATCAACTAAATGCAATAAGAAACCTTACGGATGTTGTCAATTTCTTAGCTCACGGAATGATCTAGGGAAAAGTACAGAGTCGGTGGCGTCTATTCGGTACTTCCCACAGAACGGACAGTTTCACGACCCGGTGGTGCCCGATCTGCATCAGAAAGAGACTGGGTTTGATAGTTTCTATAACCCTGGTTATATAAGTAACGAGATGTATCCACAGACGCGATACACTGAGCATACGCAAGACCATTGGAGAGGCCGACAGGCAAGCTATGACAGTTCCTTTGATGGCGAATCTTCTATGGGATACATGTCAGTTCATACTTTGATACTtctgtttttacaatttaattatcattttttaacaatgtaaaTGATTGATCGTGTATAAGGCATTCATTGTATTACAACCACTATCATATCAGATACCCTTCTGATGCGATTTGAATCGCTTTCAAATTTGAATTGTCCACAAGTAAAATACTTCTGTCTGTGACGTGTGTCACTGATCAGttgaatacaaaatataaatttgattcTGTGCCTATGTGTGTGAAGGCAAtagattttaatcaataatcaaTCATTATGATAACAATCATTACGGAGGCTGGATGTTCaataaattaaccatcagatctacccaaaatttaaagatatagttttaattgtttaatcaaaaaaatattatcaagaaaagaaaaaaaaaatctttttatttcacCTTATGAATTTAGGTAGTTTCCTATGTTTTAATATAGAGATCATCTTCTTGAGGAGATCAGTAatgtctaaaaatggccaagaCCATCGATCCATCTTAATTGAATTGTATGTAGAATTGAAAAGATTCTGGCTTACATCGGGTACAGTTGGTTTATAAACAAATCTCGATGTACAGCTTTAAATGTCTGTAATATTGCTTTACACAAGTACAATTAGTGGCGTGTAAGTACAATTAGTGGCGTGTAAGTACAATTAGTGGCGTGTAAGTACAATTAGTGGCGTGTAAGTACAATTAGTGGCGTGTTTCATGTTGTAGAGTTGACGAACCAGACAGCGGACAGCGGGACTGGAGCTCTACAGGAAGCACGGACATTGACAGGTATGATAAGTAAGTACTgtatcacacacacacacggacATTGACAGGTATAAAAAGAAGTACTTTAACACCCACATACGGACTTTGACAGGTATGATATGTAAGTACtgtaacacacacacactcacacaCACGGACATTGACAGGTATGATATGTAAGTACTGTAAAACACGCACTCACACACACGGACATTGACAGGTATGATAAGTAAGTACTGTAACACACGCACTCACACACACGGACATCGATAGGTATGATATGTAAGTACTGTTACACACACACTTACACACACAAAAAGTGACAGGTATGATAAGTAAGTACTgtatcacacacacacacggacATTGACAGGTATAAAAAGAAGTACTTTAACACCCACATACGGACTTTGACAGGTATGATATGTAAGTACtgtaacacacacacactcacacaCACGGACATTGACAGGTATGATATGTAAGTACTGTAAAACACGCACTCACACACACGGACATTGACAGGTATGATAAGTAAGTACTGTAACACACGCACTCACACACACGGACATCGATAGGTATGATATGTAAGTACTGTTACACACACACTTACACACACAAAAAGTGACAGGTATGATAAGTAAGTACTGTATCACACGCACTCACACACACGGACATTGACAGGTATGATAAGAAAGTACTGTATAACAGGCACACACCGACATTGACAGGTATAAAAAGAAGTACtttaacacacacacacggaCTTTGACAGGTATAATATGTAAGTACTGTAACACACGCACTCACACACACACTGTCATTGACAGGTATGATAAGTAAGTATTGTTACACACACACTCGCACACACGGACATTGACAGGTATGATAAATAAGTTTTGTTATACACGCGCTCACAAACACAAACATACAAATGatatgttttcctttatattaaacttggttggtacgtgatcaatcCTTCTATAGGACTTTTCAGGAGCTTTGATCCCTTACTAACCAAGTTCATGTCTCGGTAAACGTTTtaatttgctgtttatttctttaattaagTTTCAGTGGGTTAAAAGGTCATACGTGTAGTTTTGACGTCAAAATGATCATCGTATGTTTTGGTTTAACGGTTGgattattttagcataaaaatatgatcatgattataacacaatattttacacaagtataaacaaaaataacaaacaaaaaagttgactttgcccttcacaggatttgatcacgtgaccaattAAGTTATACAAATGTTTTAATCTTTTCTTAATTGAATGTTCACTGTAATGCAATTAACGTTTTAGTATAAAATATTTGAGAGgccattttcatttgtttattaaacAGATTTCAAAACCCGCGTCCATGTCGAATACAGGAAGTGGTAGAAGATGATAGGACGTCATTCTGATGTAAACTTACGCTCCAATGACGATATGAAGAAGCAAAGAAAGAAACATCcttatttattatgtttattttattttaaaatgtttaccatTTTATCATATTAATGCACCTGTGATAatcaacatatatatatgtatatacacctAAGTACAATGTATACTGATTAAATTTGTGTGTTAAAGATTCAATGTTAATTAAATGTGAAAATTACTGTTTGTTGTTTTTGCTGAATTGTCATTTGttgcttgttttttttagctcaaCTAAActattctgatcacaatttgtccgtcgtccgtctatCCATCTGTAAaccttttacattttgaacttcttcacTAAAACCGCttagccaatttcaaccaaatttggcacaaagcattcttaagGGGTAAGGCAAagataaattgcaaaaatgaaaaaccGATCTTacttcaaagcggagaaaacctcgaaactgtagaaaaagggggggggggtgggtgcattttaaaaattcttcttctcaagaactgctgagtcaaattcaatgtaatttagcAAAACTAATCCTAATGGAAAGAAtattataaattgcaaaaattatgggctaattctgtttcaaatctgagtttttatgaaaataataataaagaaaaggcgtgttttaattattttattgcttcgggttcggtattcaatgagtcttggtaaaatgggcaggcaaacccgggccggaaactgtgagctctgtatcttgcttataattcttatgacgtcaaaattttggttgatcattagaaatgtctcgctaaatgttaaatatttgtaccaaaaaaaaattaaaggatgaTATGTTGTATATAGCTATTCTCTGGGCCctcctctttatacaatgaataatgtgaaatctacatcatttttgatagtttttcagacacgagtaaacaTAAACGACACCGTTAAAACAgcttccatagttctgacacatttctgttgcggggataaaggaattatcgctattcctaagaaataTTACAGAGGAAAaatatcctggtttgtagccatttgttatatttgaataaagatgaaaatatgggTGGGCCTTAGAAAAAtagagtgatgtgcctgtcaatactgtaacattgatttttacagctctttaacatgtcacgtgacaacatttttcattccagtgtattcatcaatcaagtgtgagtaaagttataaaagtcacacgAGTTTACGCCAGGCAAACAagagtcatttaattataatagggaagacaaattaaacttttgaatgtttttaatttgaggaattgagcgcattaCGGTATAATTTTCTTCTTGATatctataggattttttaaataaaaaacgatagcttttattatatttttttttaaatatacaataactagtcagtagttgaggaagaaatgtttctatatgctctcatatattttgaccGCTTTATAAAGtaggggagggggagggggcagaacgaaaatacagggaattGGAAGTTTACAATGTACtcataccaaatgtttagttttatatcttgcataggattTCCTTATTTTGAGTATTCCgtaaaggtacaatgtcaaagagtACGCGGatgcaaaaataattgtaatactttaccatatttattttttgttattctaccgaggggccatatagcacaatatcttttaaacgcccattgttgctcagatgagcGATATTGccccatggacctcttgttttAAATATGGCGGTTGCTTTTATAATACTTTAAGGGTCGCATTTTTAGTGTTAAATCTAAGGTTTATGTTCTTCTGGTTGGAAGATACACTGTAATTAGtcgataatttaaaaaaataaatgtttttggcGCTTCATGCTGGCATGAAGGGTGCTATGtgacaacgcactttgaaaaaaattacgcactttgagaaaatttttcaaagtgcgttaaatttgggaccaagtaaacgctttttgaaaaaaaaagttcacacTGAGggctaacattgaaaataaaatatataaacaccCTAAGCGGGTAATGTTATTTTTGGCAATGATTGCTACATTCATAGCTCTTAATAAATATTCTCATGAAATAaatatggataaaaaaaattgaggtacaTGCATCTAACTGAAAAGAAATTCTAGCTGTTGCATTATGAGGGAAAACGTTTAAAGacatgtgttaaaattttatgcaAGTAAAACAACGGAACATCAAACGGTAATGTTCGATATCGAACATTCTTGCACATAAAGCGTAATGTCCGAAAATAGACAGTTCCGCACAACAAAAGGTAATGTCCGACACCAATCGACCCCACAAATCAAAAGGCAATTTTCGACATCAAACATtcccacaaataaaaaaaaaagttctgttCAACATCGAAGGATCCcacatatcaaaaaataatgctCGGCATCGAACGACCCCTACATCAACGGGCAATGTCCGAATCGAACGATCCCACATACTAAAAGGTAAAGTTTGACACATTATTTTAACAATCGATCCCGCACATCAAAAGGTTACAGGTATGCATAAATGGTAAGGTCCGACATCGAATGATCCCACACAAGTTCAGTTAAAATGTTAGTAGGTGACACGGGCCAAAAAAGGACTCTCTGCTATTTCTTCTTCTCCATACTTGATGCAGATGACGTAATAACCAGGATATGCTACGTCATATGTAACCTCATACAAACTGTCTCCCGTGTAAATTACACTGGATTCCAGCACAGAAAAAGGTCGAGGACCATGTATAGTAACGGATACCGCCGCATTTGCTTGGGAATGACACCATATCTAAATTAAGAGAGACGtacataaataattttacaaagattttgaattaggaaacattttttgaaattcgtTGTGTTTGCAGTGAATGTATGTCCTATTTACAAAGTATGATTTGCcttaacaatacatgtatctcaaaaatAGATTTAGCTTAACATGTTAATGGCGGGGTAATTCTGATGAttattattgaatgttttattgatataagCTACTTTCTTGACTTAAAAGTTacctgaaaattattttttacccCAACTTGTCCTTCAGCAAGACCCAAGCCTTCGGCTGTACAAGATGCGTCACTTTCTAAATCAGTATTCCGAAGTGTTGAATGTTTTTCAATGCTGACATTGTCGAACTTTGAACAAACAGGATCACGtgattcaatattttcattttcaagctGAATAGACAaagaatttgtaaacatttgttcGGTTTTTGCAGGTGCAACATAATGACAAAGCGCCGATATATAGTGAGAAGTTGGCGTTTCTTTTAAGAATACGGCTTTTGCTGTGTGAAACACAATTTCTGGATGATAAGGTAAGGGTTTTGTTTCGAGGTCATTTTGTTTGACTTCTGTCTCTGTGCCTGCACCTCGTTTACTGAACGGAGACAGCTGCATAAAACTTTGTACATCATGTAGTAAACTGATCCTTTCGGTATTTTCTACACCAATTCCAATGTCGGGCATATCTGCGGTAGACAACTTTTTCTCTGAGTTAAGTGATGAGACCTTTTGATCTTTAATGCTGATTGGTTCAGTTGTTTtggtaaaatcatttaatgagCTTTTGATTTCGCTAGAGGAGACAGTCTTAATTTTAGAATGCACATTCTCTTGTTGTTTATACTGCGGCATACATGGTATATTCTTTTTCTGTGTACTTCGTTTTGTGAATATTTCTGTATCCGAAGAACTAGAGAGATTATCAAATGACAATTCACTTATCTTCTGATGCCTTTTTCCAATACTGTGAGGGTATTTATTGTGCTTTCGGATTTGCACAATAGGATCCAAATAAAGATCTTTCCTTggacttgttttattttgtcttttttgttGTAATATATTTCGGTTGTTTGATGTCTGAGAACCCTTTGAATCGCCTTTACTGTGTTCTTCCGATATACCACTATCAAGAGTTGACTGACGTGAACTGTGtaatatctcattattgttgGCGTTAATAGGATATTTGTCAAATAATTCACCGTCTGAAAAAGCCTTAGTTCTTTTGAAACAGCCTTTATTCTTTGTTGCGACGGTACACATTGTTCTATGAATAGCAACATACTGTTTACGTTTTCTGATATTGAGATCAAGAAGTAAGCTTGAAAAATTAGATTCTTGAAGAATATCATTAACTTTTACTTGTGTTGACTTATTGGCATTAACTTTAGGTGTTATGACATGAACTTTTGACGGCACAATGTTTGTCACTGTAACTATTGATTTAAACTTGGTAGGGTTAGACTTTGATAACGGTTTGGATCCCCCTTCACTTGTTATTTTATGATTCTCAAATGTTGTTAAATTATTCTTAACCGATTGCAATTTATCCCCCATAGACGTCGTGAGGGTTTGCTGTGTCCCTTCCATTTCGCTAAACTGCCTCTGAAGACCAGTTTTCTTTGGCAAAACACTCCCGTTCCTTCGAATGCTTGAATCATTATCGATTAAATTCTCATTTTGTGAATCACTCTCCTTTTTTGAGAAATCAATAAGATTTTGTTCATTACTTGGTCCTAAAATAAATTGCTCGACAAGAAAGTTTGGATCATAATCTGTAGAGTCGACGGAGAAGTGGTCTGTAGTTTGGTTATTTAACCAGTACATAGTGGTCGCTCTCTGTTTTGATATATTGTGGTCCAAGCTTCGCTTCCCTTTAACCTGACTATTGTCATTGCCTTCCTTGACACACGTTTTTTGACCATCAGACTGggctgttttgtcaataatgGACATTCCTTTGTTTCTTTTCAAGTCGTCAAAAGGGAAAGAATAGGTCGACGGAGAGGCCAAGCTACTAAGGCTAGACGTAGAAGGTGACGCCATTGACGTAGTAGACCTTTCGCTTTGAATGTGTATGTCCACTACATAGCGCTTGTCCTTTCGTATTTTCTCAAGTCGAGACAATGTTTTGTTATACGGATATTTGTCATTGTTTAATACTGAAAAAGACCGCGATAATGAGAATGGCTTTTTTACTTTCCCCAACGATGAATTCGAATTACTGCTGGCAGAAGATGTACTGCTGAATGAATTTTGACGTAACAAATCTGATGAAAAATAGCAACATGATTTTCTCAAACTATCAGACTGCAACACTTTCAGCGATGGAAATTTGCTGCTTAGTTTTTTTGACTGAATAAAGTTTgtctttaattgttttgttgGTCTTATTGATTTAGTATTGTTACAATCAGAGACATCATAATTCAGCATTGAATCGGAGAAAGATCTGCATGTTAAATTTGACGCAGCTAGTGGAGGTGATGTTCTGTTccttttgaaattctttttgtCTTCAACTTGTTTGTAATCGTTAATATTCAACGTGTCAAACTTAGCGCTAATGTCTGAAGTTTCTGATCTTTTCTCcaagatattttgaatattgtttgaatCATCGCCACCAATTATTTGCTCCTTGTCAGATTTTGTTGACCTTATGATATTTTTCCGGTTAAGAGGCGGAGAAGGCGAGCACGATTTTCTAAGTTCTTCCTCTGTGGATGTGTCTGTCATGCTACTTTGGCGTGAAAGGGTCGGAGAAGGGGATTCTTGAATGACGATTTCCTCTCCATGTCGGCTTATAACTTTACGAATGACCCGGCGTTTGGTTACTGTAAATTGCTTCTTCATTCGTGATGATCTAGACGATCTACCAGTTGGCTTTTCCGAATCGTTTTTCGACCTTCCATTCAATTCTATCTCGTGTTCAATTTTCAAAAGACCATGGGGGCGTTCATCAATAGACGACAGGGAAAGCGAATCAAAAATGATACGCTTGTCTTTTGCATCTCTGATCGCTCGTCTTGTTAAATCTCTTGGCTGGTACACTTTAACCTTAAATGGCGACCCTTCGATATGAGCATTTTGCCATTTTATTGAAATCGT encodes:
- the LOC105320214 gene encoding uncharacterized protein isoform X1, which codes for MSLLECPPLLSLPKTETAHVTPEVVLSTYDRYIDAKVVISCPDDYHVVGPEAAVCLDTGSWNVEKLPHCSDITYGVPDSTKIYIAIFASCGVLVILSFAILIARILCVFRRPLEKSSRNDLGKSTESVASIRYFPQNGQFHDPVVPDLHQKETGFDSFYNPGYISNEMYPQTRYTEHTQDHWRGRQASYDSSFDGESSMGYIVDEPDSGQRDWSSTGSTDIDRYDKFQNPRPCRIQEVVEDDRTSF
- the LOC105320214 gene encoding uncharacterized protein isoform X2; amino-acid sequence: MSLLECPPLLSLPKTETAHVTPEVVLSTYDRYIDAKVVISCPDDYHVVGPEAAVCLDTGSWNVEKLPHCSDITYGVPDSTKIYIAIFASCGVLVILSFAILIARILCVFRRPLEKSSRNDLGKSTESVASIRYFPQNGQFHDPVVPDLHQKETGFDSFYNPGYISNEMYPQTRYTEHTQDHWRGRQASYDSSFDGESSMGYIVDEPDSGQRDWSSTGSTDIDRFQNPRPCRIQEVVEDDRTSF
- the LOC105320239 gene encoding uncharacterized protein is translated as MLVSQKNRRKSCVIQYCNQASRLALCWSAFQKAVRWVVYYVCAIQYLNPVYLIQEKQKKLYHFDQFGKIVIQPKLSERIFNLFSSDNVRRRRILTWVQQTLPSHNVEDFSFSWNDGIVLCALLEAVHPGICPSFGHLKPHNRVNNCRLGLKLAQQCYGLPLDMITPEEMAIASFSIEPKLLRYVSMIKWAAESGQIRRRDHDEKNEQARKMTSFSIKGSGIVSGIVGRKARFSISAADVLGMFHLGVDIKGPKNEVYSEQIISLHQSKEIMIGAYQTQPKQGRFASIDNHVMEYMEDGVGNTYVRWKNLKLLGDSSSISVIPFNCQCTGDGAFLMTYLPISTGIHTISIKWQNAHIEGSPFKVKVYQPRDLTRRAIRDAKDKRIIFDSLSLSSIDERPHGLLKIEHEIELNGRSKNDSEKPTGRSSRSSRMKKQFTVTKRRVIRKVISRHGEEIVIQESPSPTLSRQSSMTDTSTEEELRKSCSPSPPLNRKNIIRSTKSDKEQIIGGDDSNNIQNILEKRSETSDISAKFDTLNINDYKQVEDKKNFKRNRTSPPLAASNLTCRSFSDSMLNYDVSDCNNTKSIRPTKQLKTNFIQSKKLSSKFPSLKVLQSDSLRKSCCYFSSDLLRQNSFSSTSSASSNSNSSLGKVKKPFSLSRSFSVLNNDKYPYNKTLSRLEKIRKDKRYVVDIHIQSERSTTSMASPSTSSLSSLASPSTYSFPFDDLKRNKGMSIIDKTAQSDGQKTCVKEGNDNSQVKGKRSLDHNISKQRATTMYWLNNQTTDHFSVDSTDYDPNFLVEQFILGPSNEQNLIDFSKKESDSQNENLIDNDSSIRRNGSVLPKKTGLQRQFSEMEGTQQTLTTSMGDKLQSVKNNLTTFENHKITSEGGSKPLSKSNPTKFKSIVTVTNIVPSKVHVITPKVNANKSTQVKVNDILQESNFSSLLLDLNIRKRKQYVAIHRTMCTVATKNKGCFKRTKAFSDGELFDKYPINANNNEILHSSRQSTLDSGISEEHSKGDSKGSQTSNNRNILQQKRQNKTSPRKDLYLDPIVQIRKHNKYPHSIGKRHQKISELSFDNLSSSSDTEIFTKRSTQKKNIPCMPQYKQQENVHSKIKTVSSSEIKSSLNDFTKTTEPISIKDQKVSSLNSEKKLSTADMPDIGIGVENTERISLLHDVQSFMQLSPFSKRGAGTETEVKQNDLETKPLPYHPEIVFHTAKAVFLKETPTSHYISALCHYVAPAKTEQMFTNSLSIQLENENIESRDPVCSKFDNVSIEKHSTLRNTDLESDASCTAEGLGLAEGQVGVKNNFQIWCHSQANAAVSVTIHGPRPFSVLESSVIYTGDSLYEVTYDVAYPGYYVICIKYGEEEIAESPFLARVTY